The following is a genomic window from Paenibacillus sp. FSL R5-0766.
GATAAATATTCGTCATACCATGCACCTGAACCTGAGCCTCCACCTTCAGAAAAGGAACCATTTCCGTCAACTCGTCCATATTCAGCTCTCGGGCAAGTACAACACGACTCGCTCCTTTGGTTCCCCAATAGTTGGCCGTCGCATAGTTCGTTGAAGTCATCTCCGCATTCCAGTGCAGCTTCACATGTGGAGCGTATTCCTTCATGGTAGCCAGCACGGATGGATCATTAAACTCCACACCATCAATACCGATTCTGCCAAGTGCTTGAACATATTCAGGCAATTCTTTCAACAGTTCGTTGGACATCAGATTAGTCATGGATACATACACACGCGCCTGATGTTTGGCTGCAATGGCAACCACCTCTGCTGTCTCTTCCACGCTAAAGCTACCTGGAAGACGCATGCCGAATCGATCATCTCCAATGACCAGAGCATCTGCTCCGGCCTGGAGCAGCACTTCTGCCTCTTTCACATTCGCTGCTGTAACGAGCAGTTCATGTTTCTTACTCATATAATCCCCTCCGCTTATTGCGCAGCCTTACTTTTGGCTATATTTTGCTGGTGTTCCTTATACGTTTTGGCAAATAGATGTCCAGACGAGCCATCCTTTTTTGTCACATAGAACAGATACTCCGAAGCTTCCGGATTTAGCGCTGCCTCAATGGACGGAAGACTCGGACTGGCAATTGGACCTGGTGGCAAGCCTTTGTTCAGGTACGTATTATAGGGACTTTTCACCTTTAGATCCTTGAAAAACAATCGTTCCTTCGGTCTGTCGAGCAGATATTGCACGGTAGCATCAATCTCCAGCTTCATATCCTGATTGATCCGATTGTAGATTACACCTGCAACCAGAGCACGTTCCTCGTCCACTACAACTTCTTTCTCCACGAGTGACGCAATCGTCAGCAGCTCATGAAGGGAAAGGTTCTTTTCTTGGAGCTTGGCTTCCAAATCAGGAATGGAATTAATCTTGGTCTGGAATTCTTCCAGCATCCGTTGCATCACATCATGCGTGGAACTTCCCTTTTTCAGCTCATACGTCTCCGGGAATAGATACCCTTCCAATACGTAGCGAAGTTCTTCATCCACTGGAATATCTTTGATGATATCTACATCAAAGGCCGAAGGATCATTGGCCAGCTTGATGAATTCATCCCGATCTACAACATGCTCATAAGAAAGCTTACCCGCCATTTGCAGAACGTTATAACCCTCCGGAATCGTAAATTTCACCATTTCTTCCGGTACAACTTCACCCCTACTCAGCTTGCTAACAATCTCATCATATGTCACGCCAGGATTCATTGAATATGTACCCGCCATGAAATTAGAACCTAGTTTCTTCCACTTTAAATACCCTTTAAAGGTTAACCCGCTTCGAATGAGGCCTTCTTCTTGAAGCTGATCCGCGATTTTCGAAGTTCCCGATCCGCTCTTAATCTCGAATATGACCGGTTCTGTAGAAGCTTCCACAGGACGCATCATACTCCATACGTAACCGCCTGCGCCTCCGGCAAGAACTACAATGATAAGCAGTATGACTACAATTGCTTTCCCTTTCAAAAAAGAAACAACTCCTTTACACAACCAAAAAGAGCGGACTTCTCCGCCCTCCCGGTTTCTTCAATTTGAAGCTGATTTAATCTTCGTCAATGGGGAGTGTACACTCATCATACAGTTCCGAGATATTCTCCCACTCATCATCATCGTCGATCGTAACTAACTCTGGCATGATCTGGTCTTCACTTCCAGGTGATACCCGCAAAAGTTCAACCTCGTCATAAGGTCGCAACGAACTGCGGAGCACCGCGTACTGCTGACCGTTCACTTCGAACTCAGCCAACAAGTCATACGGTTGTGATTTACCGTTCTCTTCCTCGAGCTCAACATGAGCACCGAATGCCAGACGCAGTGAATCTGTCCATTTCAGGTCTTTGCGGCTATATTCCGTCATTTAGTTCGCTTCCTCTTCATCTTCAGCAAGAAATGTATTAAACGTCTCCTCGACGATATCCCATTCGGCATCATCTTGGATGACGAAAAGTTTAATATCGTCGCCCTCTTCTTCATAACGGAATGCATATACATCCGTTTCGCCATCTTCAGGTTCAACCGGAGCAACCATCATGTACTTGGCCTCCGAACCATCCACTTCAAACTTCATGATGACTTCAAATTCCTCTTCATTACCCTCGTCATCCGCAATGTAAATAATTTCCGCTTCTTCTTCCATACCCAGTTGATCTTCAGCCATTGTTGATCCCCCTCACCTTCTACTATTGGCATCCAAATAATTTTGCAAAATCAAGCTTGCGGCCATTTTGTCCACAACCTGTTTGCGTTTTTTCCGACTGACATCCGCTTCAATCAGCGTACGTTCTGCTGCCATGGTTGTCAGCCGTTCATCCCAAAGGTGAACAGGTAAATTCAGTTCATCCCGCAGGCGATCGGCAAAAGCAATGCATATCTCACCGCGCGGTCCTACGGTGCCGTTCATGTTTTTGGGAAGTCCGACTACGATCTCACTAATCTCATGCTCACGCACAAGTTCGGCAATCCGAGCGAACTCGCCTTCATCACGGCGGCGTTCTAGCACTTCCAATCCCTGGGCAGTCCAACCGAAGGCGTCACTCGCGGCAACTCCGATTCTTCGGTCCCCATAGTCCAAACCTAATATTTTCATCCATGCTCTCCCATCCTGGGGCCTGCTCAGGTCGATTACAAATAATCGCCTTCTCAAGCTTCAGGCTGTCTTCTGTCGGTTCATTTCCCGCTGCCTGCAAGGCTGCAACACAGCGGAAGCGGCGTACATTACCGGTGATTGGCCAGATAGGAACGTACAAGCTCTTCAATCAGCTCATCGCGCTCCTTTTTACGGACCAGACTACGTGCGTTGTTGTGACGAGGAATGTATGCCGGGTCTCCAGAAATCAGATACCCAACAATCTGGTTGATCGGATTATACTCCTTATCGACCAATGCATCATATACCGTGAGAAGAATCTCTTTGGATGATGCTTCCTGTTCGTCACCTTTCACATTAAATTTAACCGTTTTATCCATGGAGTCCATTGATGACACCTCGCTCCTGCATGAACATGGGGACCATGTCCTGCCGAATTGATTTCTGTTTATATAATAACATATTCTGACTGCCACAAGTAAACAAAGGATAAGGCAATTGTGTTTTTTGCTTGTCCTTTACTGGCTTCAGCATAATGCATCATTCGATTCCACACGCTCCCGGGTACAAAAAATAAACGAACAGAACCATTTCGATTTATTTTTTGACGATTGAAAGCCGCTCAATGGATTTATGCATTATGCCCGCTAACCAGCGAAACCGCCAGTTTCAGCGCTTCATCCAGCTTGGTCGCATCCTTACCTCCGGCTTGCGCCATATCTGGACGTCCACCACCGCCACCGCCGCATACTGCTGCGACTTCTTTGACGATTTTGCCTGCGTGTAATCCTTGTTTTACTTGTTCAGCAGGTACTGCTACAACAAAATTCACTTTGCCGTCCGCTGGAGCACCCAATACGAGTACTGCGTTAGGCAATTTTACTTTCAACTCATCTGCCACTGTACGCAGCGCATCCATGTTCGGAGCATCTACGCGTGCTGCCAGCAATTGTGTATTTCCTGCTTGTACCACTTGATCGGTCAATTGACCCGCTTCCATGGCACTCAGCTTGCTTTGCAGGGATTCAGTCTCTCTGGCTGCTTCTTTCAGTTGTTGGTTCAGACCTTCAATCCGTTTAGGTACATCAGCCACATTTGCTTTGAGCAGTGCTGCTGATTGTTTAAGCAATTCCAACTGGCTTTCCACATACAGATATGCGCCGCGGCCAGTTACAGCTTCGATCCGGCGTACGCCGGAGCCAATTCCACTCTCGCTCACCAGTTTGAAGATTCCAATCTCTGAAGTATTATTTACGTGACAGCCGCCACAAAGTTCCAAACTGTAGTCTCCGACTTGAACAACACGTACAATATCTCCATATTTTTCGCCAAACAGGGCCATCGCGCCCATTTCTTTGGCTTCATCAATAGCTTTGAGCTCGATGTTCACGTTCAGACGATTCCAGATCTGTTCGTTCACTTGACGCTCAATCTCTGTCAACTCTTCCGGCGTAATGCTGCCGAAGTGAGAGAAGTCAAAACGCAGACGCTGTGGCTCTACGAGCGATCCTGCCTGATTTACGTGTGTGCCGAGCACATCTTTGAGCGCTTTGTGCAGCAAGTGGGTAGCTGTATGGTTTTTGATAATGTCGCCACGTTTAGCTGAGTCTACTTCGGCATTGATCACATCGCCTACACGCAGTTCACCAGACTCCACAGTTACCAGATGTACATGTTGTCCAAGTGGAGCTTTGAACAAACCTTGTACTTTCGCTGATACACCAGCACCTCGCAGCAAGCCCTGATCACTCACTTGACCGCCACTTTCCGCGTAGAACGGAGTTTTGTCCAGAACAACCTGACACGTTTGTCCTTCGCCTACAGATTCAACAAGGGCATCACCAGCTACGATGGCTACCACTTTTGCTTCCGTCAACAGGTCAGTATAACCAACAAACTCGCTTTTAACCTCCAGGTCAGCAAGTGGTCCGCCTTGGACTTTCATGCTCTCGTTCTCTTGACGTCCAGCACGTCCAAGCTCACGTTGTTTCTGCATGGAAGCATCAAAACCTTCACGATCCACAGTCAGTCCATGCTCTGCAGCATAATCTTCTGTCAGGTCAAACGGGAAACCGTACGTATCATACAGCTTGAAAGCTTCAGGTCCGCTAATAACGGTGCGTCCTTCGGATTTGGCTGTGCCGCTGATATCAGCCAGAATAGCCAGACCATCTGTTAGTGTTTCGTGGAAACGCTCTTCCTCGGTTTTGATTACTTTGGCGATGAACTCCTGTTTGTCTACTACCTCAGGGTAGTACATGCCCATCACTTCACCAACGGTTGTTGTCAATTCATACAGGAATGGACGGTCAAGTCCAAGCACTTTTCCATAACGAACTGCACGGCGAAGCAAGCGACGGATGACATATCCACGTCCTTCATTACTTGGCAGAACACCATCACCTACTGCAAAAGCAACCGTACGGATATGATCGGCAATGACTTTCAGTGCAACATCAATCTCTACGCTGTCGTTATATTTCACACCCGCAAGAGCGGCTGTTCTTTGAATCATCGGTTGGAACAGGTCTGTGTCGAAGTTGGAATCCACATTTTGCAGAATGGAAGCAAAACGCTCCAAACCTGCACCTGTATCAATGTTTTTGTTAGGAAGCGGTGTGTAGCTACCATCTTTGTTATGGTTGAACTGGGAGAATACCAGGTTCCATACTTCCAGGTAACGTTCGTTTTCCCCACCTGGATACATTTCAGGATCACTCATGTCGTTTCCGTAAGCTTCGCCGCGGTCATAGAAGATCTCGGTACAAGGTCCACATGGGCCTTCGCCGATATCCCAGAAGTTTTCATCCAATTTAATGATACGCTCAGCAGGCAGTCCTACTTTTTCGTTCCACAGTTTGAAAGCTTCTTCATCTTCCGGATATACCGTTACGGAAAGACGTTCCGGATCGAATCCGATCCACTCTTTGCTAGTCAAGAATTCCCACGCCCAAGTAACCGTTTCTTCCTTGAAGTAATCTCCAATAGAGAAGTTGCCGAGCATTTCGAAGAACGTATGGTGACGACGCGTTTTACCAACATTCTCGATATCATTGGTACGGATACATTTTTGGGAGTTCGCAAGGCGCGGGTTCTCCGGCTTCTCACGTCCGTCAAAATATGGTTTGAGCGGTGCCATACCTGCATTGATCCACAAAAGAGAAGGATCGTTGTGAGGCACGAGCGATGCGCTCGGCTCGATTTTGTGACCTTTACTTGCAAAAAACTCTATCCATTTAGACCGGATTTCACTGGCTTTCATACTGGATGCCCCCATTAAATTATAATAGTCCGTTGCGTATTCGCTCCGGTTGGTCAACATTGTTTTTGTAAAAATAAACACAAAAAACGCCCCTGAATAATCAGGGACGATGTTATCGCGGTACCACCCTGGTTATTGCTGTTCATCCCTTGCTGCCCGGACAAACAAACAATCTCCTCGTTCATGCGAAATAACGGTCGCTCCCGGCAGGGTTGTCCTGCACTCCGAAATTAGCTTTCCGCCGCTTCATCTTTCAAGACTCTTCCAGCCATCTGTTCAGGCTCACCCTGATCCGATGAAGTCTATTCTCTGAGGAAAGGGACCCTCGGCGTACTTTATTTCATCATCGATTTCATGTTCTCAACATACACACTCATTATATCGGTAGCACAAGCGGGTGTCAACGCGGCCTCTTTGATGTTTTACCCTGCTATTTAGTCGGTCCTTCGTTTGATGTAATAGGCGAAAAAGTGTTGCACAATCACCTTCAACACGGCAAAAACCGGTACTGCCAGAATTAAACCTACAATGCCTGCCAGTTCACCTCCGACGAGCAGTGCAAATATAATCGACAGTGGATGCAGATGCAACGTACGTCCCACCACCTGAGGAGAAATAACGTTACTCTCCAACACCTGGCACAGTGTGTTCACAATGACAACAAGTAGTACCATTTTGAACGATACGGTTGATGCCATGACCACAGCAGGAGCAGCTCCGAGGAACGGCCCCAAGTAGGGCACAATGTTAAACACAGCTACAATGCTTGCAAGCAGCAGAGCATACGGCATATCAATGACGATATAACCAATGTAGGCAAAGATACCAACAATGACACAGACAATAAACTGTCCCCGAATGTAGTTCCCCAGTGCAGTATCGATCTCTTTCATCACCGAGACAATCGCTTTACGACGTGAACGCGGAAGATACGCCACAATGGTGCGCTCAAATACCTCAAAGTCTTTTAACATATAAAAGATCAGAAATGGCACGATAAACACATTGAATAACACATTAATCGTCGCCCCGATATTGTCCATTAGCACGGTAATTCCCTGAGTTAATCGATCCTCCATCTGAAAAAACCAACTGTTCATACCTGTTC
Proteins encoded in this region:
- the alaS gene encoding alanine--tRNA ligase — its product is MKASEIRSKWIEFFASKGHKIEPSASLVPHNDPSLLWINAGMAPLKPYFDGREKPENPRLANSQKCIRTNDIENVGKTRRHHTFFEMLGNFSIGDYFKEETVTWAWEFLTSKEWIGFDPERLSVTVYPEDEEAFKLWNEKVGLPAERIIKLDENFWDIGEGPCGPCTEIFYDRGEAYGNDMSDPEMYPGGENERYLEVWNLVFSQFNHNKDGSYTPLPNKNIDTGAGLERFASILQNVDSNFDTDLFQPMIQRTAALAGVKYNDSVEIDVALKVIADHIRTVAFAVGDGVLPSNEGRGYVIRRLLRRAVRYGKVLGLDRPFLYELTTTVGEVMGMYYPEVVDKQEFIAKVIKTEEERFHETLTDGLAILADISGTAKSEGRTVISGPEAFKLYDTYGFPFDLTEDYAAEHGLTVDREGFDASMQKQRELGRAGRQENESMKVQGGPLADLEVKSEFVGYTDLLTEAKVVAIVAGDALVESVGEGQTCQVVLDKTPFYAESGGQVSDQGLLRGAGVSAKVQGLFKAPLGQHVHLVTVESGELRVGDVINAEVDSAKRGDIIKNHTATHLLHKALKDVLGTHVNQAGSLVEPQRLRFDFSHFGSITPEELTEIERQVNEQIWNRLNVNIELKAIDEAKEMGAMALFGEKYGDIVRVVQVGDYSLELCGGCHVNNTSEIGIFKLVSESGIGSGVRRIEAVTGRGAYLYVESQLELLKQSAALLKANVADVPKRIEGLNQQLKEAARETESLQSKLSAMEAGQLTDQVVQAGNTQLLAARVDAPNMDALRTVADELKVKLPNAVLVLGAPADGKVNFVVAVPAEQVKQGLHAGKIVKEVAAVCGGGGGGRPDMAQAGGKDATKLDEALKLAVSLVSGHNA
- a CDS encoding DUF1292 domain-containing protein; the encoded protein is MTEYSRKDLKWTDSLRLAFGAHVELEEENGKSQPYDLLAEFEVNGQQYAVLRSSLRPYDEVELLRVSPGSEDQIMPELVTIDDDDEWENISELYDECTLPIDED
- a CDS encoding AI-2E family transporter, yielding MEQLTKNKLFRYAIWLLLGLIILYFIWLLRPLLLHIYAFLKTVLAPFIVALIISYVLNPIVSMLGGRKVPRTIAVLLIYAFFLTCLGVILMNVIPVLIEQLGELNEHMPELSMRAQSLMNNMDHKLMPPSVRTGMNSWFFQMEDRLTQGITVLMDNIGATINVLFNVFIVPFLIFYMLKDFEVFERTIVAYLPRSRRKAIVSVMKEIDTALGNYIRGQFIVCVIVGIFAYIGYIVIDMPYALLLASIVAVFNIVPYLGPFLGAAPAVVMASTVSFKMVLLVVIVNTLCQVLESNVISPQVVGRTLHLHPLSIIFALLVGGELAGIVGLILAVPVFAVLKVIVQHFFAYYIKRRTD
- the mltG gene encoding endolytic transglycosylase MltG — translated: MKGKAIVVILLIIVVLAGGAGGYVWSMMRPVEASTEPVIFEIKSGSGTSKIADQLQEEGLIRSGLTFKGYLKWKKLGSNFMAGTYSMNPGVTYDEIVSKLSRGEVVPEEMVKFTIPEGYNVLQMAGKLSYEHVVDRDEFIKLANDPSAFDVDIIKDIPVDEELRYVLEGYLFPETYELKKGSSTHDVMQRMLEEFQTKINSIPDLEAKLQEKNLSLHELLTIASLVEKEVVVDEERALVAGVIYNRINQDMKLEIDATVQYLLDRPKERLFFKDLKVKSPYNTYLNKGLPPGPIASPSLPSIEAALNPEASEYLFYVTKKDGSSGHLFAKTYKEHQQNIAKSKAAQ
- a CDS encoding IreB family regulatory phosphoprotein is translated as MDSMDKTVKFNVKGDEQEASSKEILLTVYDALVDKEYNPINQIVGYLISGDPAYIPRHNNARSLVRKKERDELIEELVRSYLANHR
- a CDS encoding peptidase U32 family protein encodes the protein MSKKHELLVTAANVKEAEVLLQAGADALVIGDDRFGMRLPGSFSVEETAEVVAIAAKHQARVYVSMTNLMSNELLKELPEYVQALGRIGIDGVEFNDPSVLATMKEYAPHVKLHWNAEMTSTNYATANYWGTKGASRVVLARELNMDELTEMVPFLKVEAQVQVHGMTNIYHSKRSLVQSYMAHQGRPVEGHLGKERGLFLIEAERRDEKFPIYEDINGTHIMSSEDICILEDLHLLMEAGVHSFKIEGMLKSLTYNEAVVRAYRTAIDSYIADSDAYEFSEEWLAEVRKLQDPERELSFGFFYKEQVY
- a CDS encoding DUF1292 domain-containing protein; its protein translation is MAEDQLGMEEEAEIIYIADDEGNEEEFEVIMKFEVDGSEAKYMMVAPVEPEDGETDVYAFRYEEEGDDIKLFVIQDDAEWDIVEETFNTFLAEDEEEAN
- the ruvX gene encoding Holliday junction resolvase RuvX, which encodes MKILGLDYGDRRIGVAASDAFGWTAQGLEVLERRRDEGEFARIAELVREHEISEIVVGLPKNMNGTVGPRGEICIAFADRLRDELNLPVHLWDERLTTMAAERTLIEADVSRKKRKQVVDKMAASLILQNYLDANSRR